Proteins from a single region of Siphonobacter curvatus:
- a CDS encoding M14 family metallopeptidase, translating into MFKRLIFILVCVSVHVSWAQVPTPKEHFGFAIGDDYHLANYTQTEAYFKKVAQAVPNLVKLQVIGKTEEGRDQIMMIVTSADNHKKLDRYKEISTKMARAEGLSEEQARAMAAEGKAIVWIDGGIHSTEMVATHQLIETLYQVTTRTDAETKRILDNVVILFTHINPDGQELVANWYMREKDPTKRKMETIPRLYHKYIGHDNNRDYFMLNMKESQNVGRQLFVEWIPQIMYNHHQRGPAGSVLAGPPYRDPFNYVFDPMMVTGIDALGAAMYNRLNAEKKPGFTRLNGSSFSTWYNGGLRTTTHFHNMIGLLTEIIGGPTPEEVPLVPSRLIPNNNTPNPVTPQKWHFKQSIDYSVSLNFAVLDYAARNSDHLLYNIYSMGKNSIERGSSDYWTPYPKRIEAINTAYQADQAKTRGARGGGVAAAAADPMGWGSRSAGMPLKFYESVMRDPLLRDPRGYIIPANQADFATATKFVNALIRTGIGVEKATADFTVAGKKYPAGSFIVKTAQAFRPHIIDMFEPQNYPNDFQYPGGPPIRPYDAAGWTLAYQMGVTFDRMLEGFDGPFQRLPYGELQTIPAKVAAGSGGYVLSTKMNDAFLAVNDLQKAGVEVFRITQGSEMGNFYVPASAKAKATLDQVAQSAGLRVTGLSKKPTQAMEKVKPLRVALWDTYGGSMPSGWVRWLMEQYHFPCNVVYSKEIDAGNLKNKYDVIVFVTRAIPVYRGADNDPYAAFRTETKEEEIPSEFHPTMGRITANQSIAPLKAFLEAGGKVVTIGSSTNLAYHLGLPVRSALSELTATGEERELPSGKYYVPGSILRVSVDSTAKASWGLPGQADVYFDNSPVFHLSSEAVAKGQLTPLAWFPNNKPLRSGWAWGEAYLQDGVAAFEAKVGQGKLYAFGPEITFRAQSHGTFKWLFNQLY; encoded by the coding sequence TGGCAAGACTGAAGAAGGCCGCGATCAGATCATGATGATTGTAACGTCCGCGGACAACCATAAAAAGCTGGATCGGTATAAGGAAATCTCTACCAAAATGGCTCGTGCCGAAGGGCTGAGTGAGGAGCAAGCCCGGGCGATGGCCGCGGAAGGAAAAGCCATTGTCTGGATCGACGGCGGTATTCACTCGACGGAAATGGTCGCTACGCATCAGCTCATCGAAACATTGTATCAGGTCACAACCCGTACCGATGCCGAAACCAAGCGAATTCTGGATAATGTGGTGATTCTCTTTACGCACATCAATCCCGACGGGCAGGAACTGGTGGCCAACTGGTACATGCGGGAAAAAGATCCAACAAAACGCAAAATGGAAACCATTCCCCGGCTGTACCATAAGTACATCGGTCACGACAACAACCGTGATTATTTCATGCTCAACATGAAAGAATCGCAAAACGTAGGTCGGCAGTTATTCGTGGAATGGATTCCGCAAATCATGTACAACCACCACCAACGGGGTCCGGCGGGGTCGGTTTTAGCGGGTCCACCGTACCGCGATCCCTTCAACTACGTCTTTGATCCGATGATGGTAACGGGTATTGACGCCCTGGGTGCGGCGATGTACAACCGCCTGAACGCCGAGAAAAAGCCCGGCTTTACCCGCCTGAATGGATCAAGCTTTTCAACCTGGTACAACGGTGGATTACGGACGACGACTCACTTTCACAACATGATTGGTTTGCTGACGGAAATCATCGGCGGCCCAACGCCCGAAGAGGTACCGCTAGTACCTAGTCGATTGATCCCCAATAACAATACGCCCAACCCCGTCACGCCGCAGAAGTGGCATTTCAAGCAATCCATCGACTATTCGGTTTCGCTGAACTTCGCCGTACTGGATTACGCCGCCCGCAACAGCGATCACCTGCTGTATAACATTTATTCGATGGGGAAAAACTCCATCGAGCGGGGCAGCTCCGATTACTGGACGCCGTACCCTAAACGTATTGAAGCGATTAATACGGCCTACCAGGCCGACCAGGCCAAGACCCGTGGGGCTCGCGGGGGCGGTGTAGCGGCCGCTGCCGCAGACCCCATGGGTTGGGGGTCGCGGAGTGCGGGTATGCCGCTTAAATTTTATGAAAGCGTCATGCGGGATCCGCTCTTACGGGACCCGCGGGGATACATCATTCCTGCCAACCAGGCCGATTTTGCTACGGCCACCAAATTCGTCAATGCCCTCATCCGTACCGGCATTGGTGTAGAAAAAGCAACGGCAGATTTCACCGTTGCCGGGAAGAAGTATCCAGCGGGTTCGTTCATTGTGAAAACGGCTCAGGCCTTCCGCCCGCACATCATTGACATGTTTGAACCCCAAAACTACCCCAACGACTTCCAGTATCCCGGTGGCCCTCCAATTCGTCCGTACGATGCCGCCGGATGGACGCTGGCGTATCAGATGGGCGTCACGTTTGACCGCATGCTGGAAGGCTTCGACGGCCCGTTCCAACGCCTGCCCTACGGAGAATTACAAACGATTCCAGCCAAAGTAGCCGCGGGTTCCGGGGGGTACGTGCTAAGTACGAAAATGAATGACGCGTTCCTGGCCGTGAATGATCTTCAGAAAGCGGGTGTGGAAGTATTCCGAATTACACAAGGATCGGAGATGGGCAATTTTTACGTACCCGCCAGTGCCAAAGCCAAGGCGACGCTGGATCAGGTTGCTCAAAGTGCTGGACTTCGAGTGACGGGGCTTTCCAAAAAACCGACGCAGGCGATGGAAAAAGTAAAACCCCTACGCGTTGCCTTGTGGGATACGTACGGCGGCTCGATGCCCTCAGGCTGGGTACGCTGGTTGATGGAGCAATATCATTTTCCCTGTAACGTCGTTTATTCGAAGGAGATTGACGCGGGTAATTTGAAGAACAAGTATGACGTCATCGTATTCGTAACCCGGGCCATTCCAGTGTATCGCGGAGCGGATAATGATCCCTACGCCGCTTTCCGGACGGAAACGAAAGAAGAGGAGATTCCGTCTGAGTTTCATCCTACCATGGGACGGATTACGGCTAACCAATCCATCGCTCCACTGAAAGCGTTCCTCGAAGCAGGCGGAAAAGTAGTCACGATTGGTTCGAGCACGAACCTGGCCTATCACCTCGGGTTACCGGTACGCAGTGCCTTGTCCGAGCTGACCGCTACGGGTGAGGAACGGGAATTACCCAGCGGCAAGTACTACGTACCCGGCAGTATTCTGCGGGTCAGTGTCGATTCTACAGCGAAAGCCAGCTGGGGATTGCCCGGTCAGGCCGATGTGTATTTTGACAATAGCCCCGTCTTTCATCTGAGTTCGGAAGCCGTTGCCAAAGGTCAATTGACGCCGTTAGCGTGGTTTCCCAACAATAAACCTTTACGCAGTGGCTGGGCCTGGGGTGAAGCCTATCTGCAGGATGGCGTAGCCGCGTTTGAAGCCAAAGTGGGTCAAGGAAAACTGTACGCCTTCGGACCCGAAATTACGTTCCGGGCTCAGTCGCACGGAACCTTCAAATGGTTATTTAATCAATTATACTAA